In Microbulbifer salipaludis, a genomic segment contains:
- a CDS encoding pyridoxal phosphate-dependent aminotransferase, with protein MKDIHKSEKLHGVCYEIRGPVMEQASRLEEEGHRIMKLNIGNPAPFGFDAPDEILQDVIYNLSQAQGYVESKGLFAARKAIMHECQNLGIPGVDIDDIYLGNGVSELISMSTQALLNTGDEMLLPMPNYPLWMAATNLTGAKPVLYRCDEQAGWLPDIDDIKSKITPRTRGIVVINPNNPTGAVYPKALLEQIVEVARQHNLVIFADEIYSKILYDDAEFTPMGTLAEDVLCLSFNGLSKSYRLAGFRSGWMIISGAKHRARGFIEGMDILSSMRLCGNVPAMFAVQTALGGYQSIKDLVLPGGRLRQQRDLAYRMLNDIPGVSCVKPQGAIYLFPRIDLNQHKIDNDEKLVLDFLRQEKILLVQGSAFHWDTPDHLRIVFLPRADDLSHAIQRLGHFLERYST; from the coding sequence ATGAAGGATATTCACAAGTCGGAAAAACTCCACGGTGTCTGCTACGAAATACGCGGTCCCGTTATGGAGCAGGCCTCGCGCCTGGAAGAAGAAGGCCACCGGATCATGAAGCTGAACATCGGCAACCCGGCCCCCTTCGGCTTCGACGCACCGGACGAGATCCTCCAGGATGTGATCTACAACCTCTCCCAGGCGCAGGGCTACGTGGAATCCAAGGGCCTGTTTGCGGCACGCAAGGCCATCATGCACGAGTGCCAGAACCTGGGCATCCCCGGTGTGGACATCGACGATATCTACCTCGGCAACGGTGTTTCCGAACTGATCTCCATGTCTACCCAGGCGCTGCTGAATACCGGCGACGAAATGCTGTTGCCGATGCCCAACTATCCGCTGTGGATGGCGGCCACCAACCTCACCGGCGCCAAGCCAGTGCTGTACCGCTGTGACGAGCAGGCGGGCTGGCTGCCGGATATTGATGACATCAAGTCCAAGATTACCCCGCGCACGCGCGGCATTGTGGTGATCAACCCGAATAACCCCACCGGTGCGGTCTACCCGAAAGCCCTGCTGGAACAGATCGTTGAAGTTGCGCGCCAGCACAACCTGGTCATTTTTGCCGACGAGATCTACAGCAAAATCCTGTACGACGATGCCGAGTTCACCCCCATGGGCACTCTCGCCGAGGATGTACTGTGCCTGAGCTTCAACGGCCTTTCCAAATCCTACCGGCTGGCCGGGTTCCGCTCTGGCTGGATGATCATCAGCGGCGCCAAGCACCGCGCGCGCGGGTTCATCGAGGGCATGGACATCCTGTCCTCCATGCGTCTGTGCGGCAATGTACCGGCAATGTTCGCGGTGCAGACGGCGCTTGGCGGCTATCAAAGTATCAAGGACCTGGTGTTGCCCGGCGGTCGCCTGCGCCAACAGCGTGACCTCGCCTACCGGATGCTGAACGATATCCCCGGGGTCAGCTGCGTGAAGCCGCAGGGCGCCATTTATCTGTTTCCGCGCATTGACCTGAACCAACACAAGATCGACAACGACGAAAAGCTTGTGCTCGATTTCCTGCGCCAGGAAAAAATCCTGCTGGTACAGGGCAGCGCCTTCCACTGGGACACGCCCGATCATCTGCGCATCGTGTTTTTACCCCGCGCCGACGACCTTTCCCACGCGATCCAACGCCTCGGCCATTTTCTCGAGCGTTACTCAACGTAA
- the msrB gene encoding peptide-methionine (R)-S-oxide reductase MsrB, giving the protein MSKEKDDNYWRERLSEEEFRVCREAGTERPFTGEYWDTFEDGKYRCRCCKEVLFHAESKFDAGCGWPSFDAAAKSGVVEERVDNSLGMQRTEILCANCGCHLGHVFPDGPTATGLRYCVNSLSVKHDPEQDPERDPEHDPQTGAE; this is encoded by the coding sequence ATGTCAAAAGAAAAAGACGATAACTACTGGCGCGAGCGCCTGAGCGAAGAAGAATTTCGCGTTTGTCGCGAGGCGGGGACTGAGCGGCCATTTACCGGCGAGTACTGGGATACCTTTGAGGACGGCAAGTACCGCTGCCGTTGCTGCAAGGAGGTATTGTTCCACGCGGAGTCCAAGTTTGATGCGGGCTGCGGCTGGCCAAGCTTTGATGCGGCGGCGAAGAGCGGCGTCGTTGAGGAGCGCGTGGACAACAGCCTGGGCATGCAGCGCACCGAGATCTTGTGTGCCAACTGTGGCTGTCACCTCGGTCATGTTTTCCCGGATGGGCCGACCGCCACCGGCTTGCGCTATTGTGTTAATTCACTGTCGGTAAAACACGACCCTGAGCAGGACCCGGAGCGCGACCCGGAGCACGACCCGCAGACAGGCGCGGAGTGA
- a CDS encoding DUF1499 domain-containing protein → MIRSGRPRHWGRWLYRIQWTLLAGIGLGVVGVRTGVLGLESALKLFGGLGLAMVAVALFSMLVFLWGLIRRHSEARTAALWAMVLGLVPVALPLYTVGQQSLNAPALYDITTDLQDPPQFDLLLSAREKGDHSPDYPGAAAAAVQKETPAYRDIQTLVVPASTADVMAAAELVARELGWRVIAVRAGQGRLEAVARTPILGITQDIVVRIRPEGASTETKKDENKPSEKISSGDPKTAAGGSDAGKDAGTGVVATPATKTEVDMRSASRTGERDFGSNAARIREFLRRLEERLGAGREVAP, encoded by the coding sequence ATGATTCGATCAGGCCGCCCGCGCCACTGGGGACGCTGGCTGTACCGCATTCAATGGACACTGCTGGCCGGCATTGGCCTGGGTGTGGTGGGCGTGCGCACCGGTGTGCTGGGGCTGGAGTCTGCCCTGAAGCTATTTGGCGGTCTGGGGCTCGCTATGGTGGCGGTGGCGCTCTTCTCCATGCTGGTGTTCCTGTGGGGGCTGATTCGCCGCCACAGCGAGGCGCGCACGGCGGCCCTGTGGGCCATGGTGCTGGGCCTGGTTCCCGTTGCGCTGCCGCTGTATACGGTGGGGCAGCAGAGCCTGAATGCGCCGGCGCTTTACGACATTACCACCGACCTGCAGGACCCTCCCCAGTTTGACCTGTTGCTGTCCGCGCGTGAAAAGGGCGATCACAGTCCCGACTACCCGGGCGCGGCCGCGGCAGCGGTGCAGAAAGAAACGCCCGCCTACCGTGATATTCAGACGCTGGTGGTGCCGGCCTCCACGGCCGATGTCATGGCCGCCGCAGAACTGGTGGCACGGGAGCTCGGCTGGCGGGTCATTGCGGTGAGAGCGGGGCAGGGGCGCCTGGAGGCAGTGGCGCGCACACCGATCCTGGGGATCACCCAGGATATTGTGGTGCGCATCCGCCCGGAGGGGGCGTCCACCGAGACCAAGAAGGATGAAAATAAGCCCTCAGAGAAGATATCAAGTGGCGACCCGAAAACCGCGGCGGGTGGCTCGGACGCGGGTAAGGATGCCGGCACGGGTGTCGTCGCTACCCCTGCGACGAAAACCGAGGTGGACATGCGGTCGGCCTCTCGCACCGGCGAGCGGGATTTTGGCAGCAACGCCGCACGAATTCGCGAGTTCCTGCGGCGGCTCGAGGAGCGCCTGGGCGCAGGCAGGGAGGTGGCGCCTTAA
- a CDS encoding ABC transporter ATP-binding protein — protein sequence MTAALSIRDLQKTYDNGFQALKGISFDVQPGDFFALLGPNGAGKSTTIGILCSLVRKTGGSVSIFGVDIDKDFPRAKQQLGVVPQEFNFSQFEKVFDIVCTQGGFYGMPRKLAEERTEKYLRKLGLWDKRSTQARMLSGGMKRRLMIARALIHEPKLLILDEPTAGVDIELRRSMWEFLQEINQRGTTIILTTHYLEEAESLCRNIAIIDKGDIVENTSMKSLIKTLSREVFILDTHESLSEAPDFGHFEGRLVDEHSLEVTVHKGQSLSELFTLLTAQNISVTSMRNRANRLEELFVSLLADNKQQNAGDDQGESKEVQS from the coding sequence ATGACAGCCGCACTCTCCATTCGCGACCTGCAGAAAACGTACGACAATGGCTTTCAGGCCCTGAAGGGCATCAGCTTTGATGTGCAGCCGGGGGACTTTTTTGCCCTGCTGGGGCCGAACGGCGCCGGCAAGTCCACCACGATTGGCATCCTCTGCTCACTGGTGCGCAAGACCGGTGGCAGCGTGTCTATCTTCGGTGTCGATATCGACAAAGACTTCCCCAGGGCCAAGCAGCAGCTCGGCGTGGTGCCCCAGGAGTTCAATTTCAGCCAGTTTGAAAAGGTGTTCGACATCGTCTGCACCCAGGGTGGCTTTTATGGCATGCCGCGCAAGCTCGCCGAGGAGCGCACCGAGAAGTACCTGCGCAAATTGGGGCTGTGGGACAAGCGCAGCACCCAGGCCCGTATGCTGTCGGGCGGTATGAAGCGCAGGCTGATGATCGCGCGCGCGCTGATCCACGAGCCGAAGCTCCTGATTCTCGACGAGCCCACCGCCGGCGTGGACATCGAGTTGCGCCGTTCCATGTGGGAGTTCCTGCAGGAGATCAACCAGCGGGGCACCACCATTATCCTGACCACCCACTACCTGGAAGAGGCGGAGAGCCTTTGCCGCAATATCGCCATCATCGACAAGGGCGATATCGTTGAAAACACCTCGATGAAATCCCTGATCAAAACCCTCAGTCGCGAAGTGTTTATCCTGGATACGCACGAATCCCTGAGCGAGGCGCCGGACTTCGGTCACTTTGAGGGTCGCCTGGTGGACGAGCACAGCCTGGAGGTGACGGTGCACAAGGGGCAGTCCCTGAGCGAGCTGTTTACCCTGCTGACTGCGCAGAACATTTCGGTAACCAGTATGCGCAACCGCGCCAACCGGCTGGAAGAGCTTTTCGTCTCACTGCTCGCGGACAACAAGCAGCAAAACGCCGGCGATGACCAGGGTGAAAGCAAGGAGGTGCAGTCATGA
- a CDS encoding ABC transporter permease, producing the protein MSLSLIWTAFSTIFRREVRRFIRIWPQTLVPPVITMSLYFVIFGSLIGSRIGEMGGYSYMEFVVPGLIMMAVITNSYGNVVSSFYSAKFQRSVEELLVSPTPNWVVMAGYVLGGVARGLIVGAVVTLIALLFTSLSVQHIGLTILIVFLTSVLFSLAGFINAIFANSFDDISIIPTFVLTPLTYLGGVFYSIELLSPFWQGLSKLNPILYMVNAFRYGVLGVSDISVGWAFVGVLAFIALLSAWALHLMSHGKRLRH; encoded by the coding sequence ATGAGCCTGTCGTTAATCTGGACCGCGTTTTCCACCATTTTTCGCCGGGAAGTGCGCCGGTTTATCCGTATCTGGCCACAGACACTGGTGCCGCCGGTGATCACCATGTCGCTGTACTTTGTGATCTTCGGTTCCCTGATTGGCAGCCGCATCGGTGAAATGGGCGGCTACTCCTATATGGAGTTTGTGGTACCGGGGCTGATCATGATGGCGGTGATCACCAACTCTTACGGCAATGTGGTCTCTTCGTTTTACAGTGCCAAGTTTCAGCGCAGTGTGGAGGAGTTGCTGGTGTCGCCCACGCCCAACTGGGTGGTGATGGCGGGTTACGTGCTCGGTGGGGTCGCGCGCGGCCTGATCGTGGGGGCGGTGGTCACCCTGATCGCGCTGCTGTTCACCTCGCTGTCGGTGCAGCATATCGGCCTCACGATACTGATCGTGTTCCTGACCTCGGTTCTGTTTTCACTGGCGGGGTTTATCAATGCGATCTTCGCCAATAGCTTCGATGACATCTCGATTATTCCCACCTTCGTGCTAACGCCGCTGACCTATCTGGGTGGGGTGTTCTATTCCATCGAGCTGCTGTCGCCATTCTGGCAGGGTTTGTCCAAGCTCAATCCGATTCTGTATATGGTCAATGCCTTCCGCTACGGCGTGCTCGGTGTTTCCGATATCAGCGTGGGCTGGGCCTTTGTCGGTGTGCTGGCCTTTATTGCGCTGCTGTCTGCCTGGGCTCTGCACCTGATGAGTCACGGCAAGCGGCTGCGTCATTAA
- the queF gene encoding NADPH-dependent 7-cyano-7-deazaguanine reductase QueF (Catalyzes the NADPH-dependent reduction of 7-cyano-7-deazaguanine (preQ0) to 7-aminomethyl-7-deazaguanine (preQ1) in queuosine biosynthesis) — protein MQREDWQNLPLGQETRYESTYNPQLLHPIPRSVSRAQLGIDGAALPFTGADEWWGFELSWLNHRGVPQVAVARFRFAASSPSMIESKSFKLYLNSFNQTEFDSAEAVRATLEKDLSAAAGSDVAVTLFDVEDPVLAVQAPAGTCVDKLDLETRVYQPDAGLLKLAPGAATEETLYSHLLRSNCPVTGQPDWATVSITYRGPQLDHASVLAYVVSFREHQDFHEHCVERIYCDLQQLADFAQLTVCARYTRRGGLDINPLRTSTGEIVFPGRFARQ, from the coding sequence ATGCAACGCGAAGACTGGCAGAACCTGCCGCTGGGGCAGGAGACCCGTTACGAGTCCACCTACAACCCGCAGCTGCTGCACCCGATTCCCCGCTCGGTATCGCGCGCGCAACTGGGGATTGATGGGGCCGCGCTCCCGTTTACCGGCGCCGACGAGTGGTGGGGGTTCGAGCTTTCCTGGCTGAATCACAGGGGCGTGCCGCAAGTGGCGGTGGCCCGTTTCCGCTTTGCCGCCTCCAGCCCGTCGATGATCGAATCCAAGTCGTTCAAGCTGTATTTGAATTCGTTCAACCAGACGGAATTCGATTCTGCCGAAGCGGTGCGCGCAACGCTGGAAAAAGATCTGAGTGCGGCCGCCGGCAGTGATGTGGCGGTGACCCTGTTTGATGTAGAGGACCCGGTGTTGGCGGTGCAGGCTCCAGCGGGAACCTGCGTGGACAAGCTCGACCTGGAGACACGGGTCTATCAGCCGGATGCCGGTTTGTTGAAGCTGGCACCGGGCGCGGCGACTGAGGAGACGCTATACAGCCACCTGCTGCGCAGCAACTGTCCCGTAACCGGGCAGCCCGACTGGGCCACCGTTTCCATCACCTACCGCGGTCCGCAGCTCGACCATGCCTCGGTACTGGCTTACGTGGTTTCTTTTCGTGAGCATCAGGATTTCCACGAACACTGTGTGGAGCGTATCTACTGCGACCTGCAGCAGCTGGCGGATTTTGCACAGCTGACGGTGTGCGCCCGCTATACCCGTCGCGGCGGGCTGGATATCAATCCGCTGCGGACGTCTACGGGCGAGATTGTGTTTCCGGGGCGTTTTGCCCGGCAGTGA
- a CDS encoding adenylate/guanylate cyclase domain-containing protein: MQNQPEETGGRPQDSRYPIYFRALICFAASGTLLSSVNWSAQLSKGALLQLAMAALLLAYIPVAHHIARRSIPENSAKIRRWLAFTDALLIGMAMAMANFSLLPSLLFITMVQFNALTQGGGRSWFEHNTAMLIGMGAGYLLHRPTLVVNADLNISAASLIGVFTYFCCYAFYTHKQIARLKADNLQLHKEQRTANLASYKLSRYLPKRLWRAVTTGKEKEIVTERKLLTVFFSDIKDFSQLTEEMEAETLTRLLNSYLTEMSRIVAHYGGTIDKFIGDAVMVVFGDDQSKGPKSDALRCVAMALAMRKRVREMMQEWYDQGISHPLQIRMGINTGYCTVGVFGTADHQTYTVMGTHVNLAARLESAADPGEVLISHETWAMIKQTVMCRDKGHVTVKGFSTPVKVYSVTDLRKNLGGQQSYLEEHAPGFAMHLDLDKVRNYDKEKVLQALQKAQARLKSKVII; the protein is encoded by the coding sequence ATGCAGAATCAGCCAGAAGAAACCGGCGGGCGCCCGCAAGACTCCCGCTATCCAATCTATTTCCGTGCCCTGATCTGTTTTGCGGCCTCCGGCACCCTGTTAAGTAGTGTCAACTGGTCCGCACAGCTCTCGAAAGGTGCGCTGCTTCAGCTCGCCATGGCGGCGCTGCTGCTGGCCTATATTCCCGTTGCCCACCATATTGCGCGGCGCAGCATTCCAGAAAATTCGGCCAAGATTCGCCGCTGGCTTGCATTTACCGATGCCCTCTTGATTGGCATGGCGATGGCCATGGCCAACTTCAGCCTGCTGCCCAGCTTGCTCTTCATCACCATGGTGCAGTTCAACGCCCTGACCCAGGGTGGTGGTCGCAGCTGGTTTGAGCACAATACGGCGATGCTGATCGGCATGGGGGCGGGCTACCTGTTGCACCGCCCGACTTTGGTGGTCAACGCCGACCTCAACATCAGCGCTGCCAGCCTGATCGGCGTATTCACATACTTCTGCTGCTACGCCTTCTACACCCACAAGCAGATAGCCCGCCTGAAGGCCGACAATCTGCAGCTACACAAAGAGCAGCGCACCGCCAACCTGGCCAGCTACAAGCTGTCCCGCTATCTACCCAAGCGTTTGTGGCGCGCCGTGACGACCGGCAAGGAAAAAGAGATCGTCACCGAACGCAAACTGCTGACGGTGTTCTTTTCCGATATCAAGGATTTCAGCCAGCTCACCGAGGAGATGGAGGCGGAAACGCTCACCCGCCTGCTGAATAGCTATCTGACGGAAATGTCCCGCATCGTCGCCCATTACGGGGGCACCATCGATAAATTCATCGGTGATGCGGTGATGGTGGTGTTTGGGGACGACCAGAGCAAAGGTCCCAAGTCCGATGCGCTGCGCTGTGTGGCCATGGCGCTGGCGATGCGTAAACGCGTGCGGGAAATGATGCAGGAGTGGTACGACCAGGGTATCTCGCACCCGCTGCAGATCCGCATGGGGATCAATACCGGTTACTGTACGGTGGGGGTATTCGGTACCGCCGACCACCAGACCTACACGGTGATGGGCACCCACGTAAACCTGGCCGCGCGCCTGGAAAGCGCCGCCGACCCCGGTGAGGTGCTGATCAGCCATGAAACCTGGGCCATGATCAAGCAGACGGTCATGTGTCGCGACAAGGGCCATGTCACTGTGAAAGGTTTCAGCACGCCGGTGAAGGTGTACTCCGTCACCGACCTGCGCAAGAACCTGGGCGGCCAGCAGAGCTACCTGGAAGAACACGCCCCGGGCTTTGCCATGCACCTGGACCTGGACAAGGTGCGCAATTACGACAAGGAAAAAGTGCTGCAGGCGCTGCAAAAGGCGCAGGCCCGCCTCAAGAGCAAGGTCATCATCTAA
- a CDS encoding nitroreductase family protein: MDALEALHNRVSVGGLTEPAPSRQQREAIFRAALRAADHGNLRPWRFLVVEGEARNRIGEIYLQASEADAPLSGPQRERTLAMPLRAPLILVAITRLQEHPKVPFEEQRMSTAGAVQAMLTAAFAEGVGAYWRTGALAENRVVANALGLAGNEEISGFIYMGTPKKPPRPAPELAVGDFFAEWTGD; the protein is encoded by the coding sequence ATGGACGCGCTGGAGGCTCTGCACAACCGGGTATCTGTCGGCGGGTTGACGGAACCTGCCCCAAGCCGCCAGCAACGGGAGGCCATTTTCCGCGCTGCACTGCGTGCCGCCGACCACGGCAACCTGCGCCCCTGGCGCTTCCTAGTGGTGGAGGGCGAGGCCCGCAACCGGATTGGAGAAATCTACCTTCAGGCCAGCGAGGCCGATGCCCCCCTGAGTGGCCCCCAACGTGAGCGCACACTCGCCATGCCCCTGCGGGCCCCACTGATCCTCGTGGCCATCACCCGTCTGCAAGAGCACCCCAAGGTGCCTTTTGAGGAGCAGCGCATGTCCACCGCTGGTGCCGTTCAGGCCATGCTGACCGCAGCGTTTGCCGAAGGCGTGGGCGCCTACTGGCGTACGGGGGCGCTCGCCGAAAACCGGGTGGTCGCAAACGCTCTGGGGCTGGCCGGCAACGAAGAAATCAGCGGCTTCATCTACATGGGCACCCCGAAAAAGCCCCCCCGCCCGGCACCGGAGCTGGCAGTGGGGGATTTCTTTGCGGAATGGACAGGCGACTGA
- a CDS encoding glutamate-cysteine ligase family protein: MGQEITSTEFSDADEKEFRRRLRTETNILNRWFQQERFEVPESPMCGLELEGWLTDSDFVPAPASEGFLAQVNDELVVPEISRFNFELNSIPAPIRKTVFSDLNRSLSTLWQTCTRQAESMGLRAIAIGSLPTIRANMLTLEHIYPSKRYFALNNRVMELRRNQPAVLSLEGKEVLRVSHPDIMLEAAATSVQVHLQVALAEGKRFFNASTIASPFMAAIAANSPFLYGKALWSETRIPIFEQAVNLGSFRNLDGSVAKRVSLGNGYVRESLLELFLENLDGYPVLLPDNYDRTPEELSHLRLHNGTIWRWNRPLIGIDSDGTPHLRIEHRVPSSGPSMPDVVANTAFFLGLATYLARIPEVPEDRLSFAAVKRNFFQACKYGLNAEIEWIDGKVWNLQRLVLDELIGPTEEALESLGVDRDDIYKYITRIIRPRVLTGQNGSNWQRAYINTHGANFQRLLEEYYQHQKQDIPVHEWKSEA, from the coding sequence ATGGGCCAGGAAATTACCAGCACCGAATTCAGCGATGCGGACGAAAAGGAATTTCGGCGCCGTCTGCGTACGGAGACCAACATCCTCAACCGCTGGTTCCAGCAGGAGCGTTTCGAGGTGCCGGAGAGTCCCATGTGTGGGCTCGAACTGGAGGGCTGGCTTACAGACAGTGATTTCGTCCCTGCGCCGGCGAGTGAGGGGTTTCTTGCGCAGGTCAACGATGAGCTGGTGGTGCCGGAGATCTCGCGCTTCAACTTCGAGCTGAACAGTATTCCGGCGCCGATCCGGAAAACGGTTTTCAGCGATCTGAACCGGAGCCTGTCCACACTCTGGCAGACCTGCACCCGGCAGGCCGAGTCCATGGGGCTTCGCGCCATCGCCATCGGCTCTCTACCCACCATCCGCGCCAATATGCTTACGCTAGAGCATATCTATCCCAGCAAGCGCTACTTTGCGCTGAACAACCGGGTGATGGAACTGCGGCGTAATCAACCGGCGGTACTGTCCCTGGAAGGCAAGGAAGTGCTGAGGGTTTCCCACCCGGACATCATGCTCGAGGCGGCGGCGACTTCGGTACAGGTGCACCTGCAGGTGGCGCTTGCCGAGGGCAAGCGTTTTTTCAATGCCTCCACCATTGCCTCACCGTTTATGGCGGCGATCGCAGCCAACTCTCCGTTTCTTTACGGCAAGGCGCTCTGGAGCGAAACCCGAATTCCGATCTTCGAGCAGGCGGTCAACCTCGGGAGCTTCCGCAATCTGGATGGCTCCGTGGCCAAGCGGGTCTCCCTAGGTAACGGTTATGTTCGCGAGTCGCTGCTGGAGCTGTTTCTGGAAAACCTGGACGGCTACCCGGTACTGCTACCAGACAACTACGATCGCACCCCGGAGGAGCTCAGCCACCTACGTCTGCATAACGGCACTATCTGGCGCTGGAACCGGCCGCTGATTGGCATCGACAGTGACGGTACGCCGCACCTGCGTATCGAGCACCGGGTTCCATCATCTGGGCCCTCCATGCCAGATGTTGTCGCCAATACCGCGTTTTTCCTCGGGCTGGCAACCTATCTCGCACGGATTCCCGAGGTGCCTGAAGACCGGTTGTCGTTTGCCGCCGTGAAACGGAATTTCTTCCAGGCCTGCAAGTACGGCCTGAATGCCGAGATCGAATGGATCGATGGCAAAGTGTGGAACCTGCAGCGGCTGGTGCTGGACGAATTGATCGGTCCCACGGAAGAGGCGCTGGAATCCCTCGGTGTCGACCGAGACGATATCTACAAGTACATCACGAGAATTATCCGCCCGCGGGTACTGACGGGTCAGAACGGCTCTAACTGGCAGCGGGCCTACATCAATACGCACGGCGCCAATTTCCAACGCCTGCTGGAAGAGTATTACCAACACCAGAAACAGGATATTCCGGTGCATGAATGGAAGAGTGAAGCTTAA
- a CDS encoding succinylglutamate desuccinylase/aspartoacylase domain-containing protein, with translation MKLNFLEALPDSFFDIDHPSRLREVFDGPTLLALKGDVREPLMISTLLHGNETTGFFALQRLLKEYRSRLPRSLLVFFGNIEAAAVGVRHLPGQPDFNRIWGGGESPEARMAREVLGYAREQGVIANVDIHNTTGRNPYYACVNRTSPEFLRLAEGFTDIVIYFTEPHEVNSNAFAKVCPSVTLECGLPGLPEGITHLYHYLERLLLNVGGGESSTQDCRIYQTVARLKVPYYCDFDFEFEAHSGKDFSFMRAFDHFNFQRIERGSVIAYARRDGPQLAVLDNNDRLVTEKYLGFQGGKVIALQDLIPSMFTTVREVAREDSLGYLMEPYNGAL, from the coding sequence GTGAAGCTTAATTTTCTCGAGGCTCTGCCGGATTCTTTTTTCGATATTGACCACCCGAGCAGATTGCGGGAAGTGTTTGACGGGCCGACGCTGCTCGCGTTGAAAGGGGATGTCCGCGAGCCACTGATGATCAGCACCTTGCTGCACGGTAACGAAACCACCGGTTTCTTCGCACTGCAGCGGCTGTTGAAAGAATACCGCAGCCGGTTGCCGCGTTCCTTACTGGTTTTTTTTGGCAATATTGAGGCTGCCGCAGTGGGTGTCAGGCATCTTCCCGGCCAGCCAGATTTCAACCGCATCTGGGGTGGGGGCGAGAGTCCGGAGGCGCGTATGGCTCGGGAAGTGCTGGGCTATGCACGCGAGCAGGGCGTGATCGCCAATGTCGACATTCACAACACCACCGGACGCAACCCATATTACGCCTGCGTTAATCGGACTTCGCCGGAATTTCTGCGGCTGGCGGAAGGGTTTACCGATATCGTGATTTACTTTACCGAGCCCCATGAGGTGAATTCGAACGCGTTTGCCAAGGTTTGCCCGTCTGTCACGCTGGAGTGCGGGCTGCCGGGGTTACCCGAGGGAATAACGCATCTCTACCACTATCTGGAGAGGCTGCTGCTGAACGTGGGGGGAGGCGAATCGTCGACGCAAGATTGCCGCATTTACCAGACGGTTGCTCGCCTGAAAGTGCCTTATTACTGCGACTTCGACTTCGAGTTTGAGGCGCACTCCGGGAAGGATTTCTCTTTTATGCGCGCGTTTGATCACTTCAACTTCCAGCGCATCGAGCGCGGCAGTGTGATCGCCTATGCCCGCCGCGATGGACCCCAGCTCGCGGTGCTGGATAACAACGACAGGCTGGTAACCGAGAAATACCTGGGTTTTCAGGGTGGCAAGGTGATCGCATTGCAGGATTTGATTCCGTCCATGTTTACCACGGTCCGGGAAGTGGCGCGTGAGGATTCCCTTGGATATCTGATGGAGCCCTATAACGGAGCCCTATAA
- a CDS encoding DUF2750 domain-containing protein, with protein sequence MSTDDLKAILDLDCEARYEYFLDLVGEEREIWILVNSDEHFLKLHSEDQGGFEYLPIWPSTEFAEAFATEDSDLQPRSVALPQFLNRWLPGLKKDGIEVGVFPGADDSVWITEPADLEQDLRDELNRF encoded by the coding sequence ATGAGTACCGACGACCTGAAAGCAATCCTCGACCTGGACTGTGAAGCCCGCTACGAATACTTCCTGGACCTGGTGGGTGAAGAGCGCGAGATCTGGATTCTGGTCAACAGTGATGAGCACTTCCTGAAACTACACTCCGAAGATCAGGGCGGCTTTGAATACCTGCCGATCTGGCCCAGTACCGAGTTTGCCGAGGCATTTGCTACCGAGGATAGCGACCTGCAGCCACGCAGCGTTGCCCTGCCCCAGTTCCTGAACCGATGGCTTCCCGGATTGAAAAAGGATGGTATCGAAGTGGGTGTGTTTCCCGGCGCAGACGACAGTGTGTGGATTACCGAGCCGGCCGACCTGGAGCAGGACCTGCGAGACGAATTGAACCGCTTTTGA